A single window of Labeo rohita strain BAU-BD-2019 chromosome 4, IGBB_LRoh.1.0, whole genome shotgun sequence DNA harbors:
- the golgb1 gene encoding golgin subfamily B member 1, translating into MFSRLTQGVSSVLQELSGEERSDGDVQDGLVPQPQPDAEASPEGSAPSEEVLERLAQTEQLVVQLKELIREKDSQLANTEKQLKEEKEQAEVKFTKLKLQAKAKMASLTKQLNELKGQEALNSSQNSESSFQMPPGVEEELQQLKEKLSQAESENKTLQHQLWEAEQRVREEGHAEQVRILQAVVKEKDVRFQEQILKHEQELVNLTQASNDPDLQQALRVSQERIEELEESLRSRSEVLEMLQQELNSADQQKQILTAQFRQMELELAEAQKLREEERQQWVMRAEEELQALRARLQTSESEREQTVNSLNTELLKKTTEMDEMTAKLESAEREKEETLEKLKEKENVFEAELAKLKVGLEARLETSESEREQTISTLTINVTQLNAELLKKTIELDEMRAKLESGQRENEEMLERMKERETSFEAELTNMRVSLETRLETSENERDQNISALNAELQKKTAEVDEMRAELESGQREKEEILERMKERETSFEAELANMKMSLETRLETSENERDQNINALNAELLKKTEEVDEIRAKLESEESEKKKMLEEFKERETSLEAELANIKISLEARLETTECEKEQTINALNAELLKKTTELDELREKLSAEERERLETLQERQTKFETELANLQACLEVAEKQKEEMTKKLEVEAANRMEELHQLQEKLNEVERGREEQSKSERDHLAQMQNEIESLRETLDANKEEQKASLQAKDALEKLWRGIQNLTTAGEAAVEVSIPTDPAQFLEVLPALEAQLSNLKDEQQESQTSLSQITLTLQSLQGQLDKSTAEREEAVARIQELEQQLLTVQVTSESLHDHVTDLSARDLDRTNQDNSGDGHSSENKLQTDRILFLEQQLADREGELFALKEKLSLSTGKTIPEEESTDSASRGDIAGLHDNSTALSEGTQEEETTLVAVDTSVMSVSAGNESSPELIVPQPESPGESKGTSSDEMVTSSDSEVAHSSWTLLEAVNQDGTQEWAPQIQDFASMRLSTQSWEETCEEHVASTTCIVDIESPSVVIHETVQVRLDQREGSLLNADASTGQAFAQVLAEEIQKRYSELLGELQQLKDTALQSQERVSQLEESVKSLTDSNNESQSRANIYEKELIEVKALFEQEKLDRQNVAEQFENLQEEVLSKDDKLKALEASLDEVSQRLVEQEGQARMLAAQLEDREFTTSELEQKLLDMEGRLVQVSQEADKAKAALVDTTAELEDLQKCLSQKDQEMMELNESMTAKLLQTGEEKFAISSEVKKLKEQIHELESARDDQQKNVEDKTAECEELVALRKEKEDLNTQMAAMKKDGEHVKRKLQAALIQRKELLKKVSDFEKEAKSREEKERDDNEETTLQFKNEIKEKEKEIQRLDTLLQETRDVLNLKEETLTSLKQKISDQDQALTESREEIQRLTEQYVQLNEQQMSQMGEDKNRLLSQIASMESDIETLHKKLQEAQDDAVVNAQEKDHHLEQMKQQKEEYSDLFERFQTEEREKAGLLNRIVELEGLLESKNDTDQVVRVNLERNVGSATQNLEKPETNDWVQEDWVDFASAEIETQQNKPGEQSQQPMAKNHEDIINALKEGLRVEQAARAELEVRLQESQSSQSHSDSKFKELCEELEALREKERQIDVLTEEMKALKGKCHNAEAHAEKLKAEVDEAWEAAKRSISDAESPIKALQSEVEEFKQFLKNKNDEIIDLSQQLSEQSSLLLKMQETVLEKDQQIASLQEGLKAEQDRVQKLEAEMPQREEEEKDNSAKLQQLQRKLQAALVSRKEALKEKQMLKEEQAAAEKIKLELQQKLELIEVELNKSREEREKLIEEVDRTLLENQSLHASCESLKLAMEGVLNEKDACKRQAESAKEESEQACRQLEEKVQSMKEEYESLLKSYENVSDEAERVRRVLEAARQERQELAAKARAHETAKQEAERLAEEAMKEVDVVKEKMRKFAKVKHQKITDLEEENERLREQEEKKMTKHKDTGLKQELEKVKQEFETLKTNYNLVMDERNTFEHEAEELRQRLAEEIERKASETLDTHSVETIKEVKVVTQQRSPDLIDIQEYQSDSISLEANPTKPLESTGTALEQQVTKVQANAEMITQTEERLKELETSLKTAENKIRELEAALEDHMESRNKEESTLNAELASFKKNLQESLEREGLQKEELSKKETQLQELRTSLEAERDDLEERLMNQLAQLNGSIAGYQQEASDSRDRLADMQRELEKLERERAELEAEVASERDRAARMEEDMRQAQRERAEAEAESGKQRELEQKLKSAQRFKEGSQNRTRQLEELLREKQLEVRQLQKDCIEYQERISELAKEVKSLTLGRDEVSAELEAARLEIAKIMQDKTSIGAELSTCKGKLDIALEEAKQAQADKLAAEQMVQRKEVELKADAERTLDEVRYRLGAELKQMELRLEKSYREREREEEATLEARSIAEAADRHAQEMQARLDEALARLAAFSRSMSSLQDDRDRVLDEAKQWENRFHSELQEKEADVREAETRAKELAEQLQRETTQKEELQSLLERMQKTEENLQLKLSEAEKKHNESLAALEKEREDLQQKLALVETNLTQTRSQLSTLETEAEGLRHRTKALEEAVDKLQSDSNEARAVIKERETEERRLCLRLEQLETDLASSKNLTDNLQAALDEKEKRELELLGEKEHAVTQAVEEARKDADGRAEMAEKELEKKRDELRGLEERLRKAEEDTFQSRAQLESFTKAMGSLQDDRDRVLSQYKQLEEKHLQVMMEKDNLIQEAAGENNGLKEEIRALLSQRDDLNAENAKLAAQLHGYRNDLNQVLAMKDSQHKQILAAQVERISFLEREKEDLESQIQAVVKNVAQGKVPPLEQEILSQASEGSVKQDAPGAEVEKLREQLQVARKRIATLEETLESEKETQAVHSKELKELHWEGSILRTEAETAEERVAELARDLLTMEQQLLEERETASQLRAQNQSFGQSMASLQDARDQAINEAKELRLRLDEINRTGHSASPPSGAKGEVWSLKNALAALQNDRERMLEQLHLQRSELDRLGSGELSRLNRALEDERRRAGDQEEKIMAELRDRDAQMDRYKQELEMLRLERMDWQGQAELLKQQTLTTLSERDQQVRQLTAMLEEAQSSKLRLEHTQRQGSLAVDAAPGGPLEHNEGYKAECIELQRRLDEESEQRLRVEEQLIAAQDRLKRYTQGEWQTASDAMMSETAVLIEPTEGAVTRTRSGGPGLLRMLRVAFCSRQRTPLLISLYLLTVHVLLLLCMGGYL; encoded by the exons ATGTTTAGCCGGCTGACCCAAGGGGTGTCCTCTGTCCTCCAGGAGCTCTCAGGTGAGGAACGCTCCGATGGAGACGTCCAG GATGGTCTGGTGCCTCAGCCCCAGCCTGATGCTGAAGCATCCCCAGAGGGCTCGGCACCCTCCGAAGAGGTTCTGGAGAGGCTGGCCCAGACCGAACAGCTGGTGGTTCAGCTTAAGGAGCTGATTCGAGAAAAGGACAGCCAGCTTGCCAACACTGAAAAACAGCTCAAG GAGGAGAAAGAACAGGCAGAAGTGAAGTTTACAAAGCTTAAACTGCAGGCCAAAGCCAAGATGGCTTCCCTAACCAAACAGCTCAATGAGCTGAAAGGACAAGAAGCATTGAACAGCAGTCAG aattcagAGAGCTCCTTCCAAATGCCTCCAGGAGTGGAGGAGGAACTCCAGCAGCTGAAAGAAAAGCTCAGCCAGGCGGAGTCGGAAAACAAGACCCTTCAACATCAGCTCTGGGAGGCTGAACAGCGTGTGAGAGAGGAAGGTCATGCAGAGCAG GTGCGAATTCTGCAGGCTGTAGTCAAGGAAAAAGATGTGCGGTTTCAAGAACAAATCCTCAAACATGAACAGGAACTGGTCAATCTCACACAGGCCTCAAATGACCCTGATTTACAGCAG GCTCTTCGTGTATCCCAGGAGCGCATAGAGGAGTTGGAGGAATCCTTGCGCTCTCGTTCAGAAGTCTTAGAAATGCTGCAACAGGAACTCAACAGCGCAGACCAGCAGAAACAG ATTCTGACTGCTCAGTTCAGGCAGATGGAGTTGGAGTTGGCAGAAGCCCAGAAACTGAGAGAAGAGGAGAGGCAGCAGTGGGTAATGCGTGCTGAGGAAGAACTCCAGGCTCTTAGAGCCAGACTACAGACttcagagagtgagagagaacaGACCGTCAATTCTCTCAACACCGAATTACTGAAAAAGACCACAGAGATGGATGAAATGACAGCAAAACTTGAATCTgctgaaagagagaaagaagaaaCGCTGGAgaaattgaaagaaaaagaaaatgtctttGAGGCAGAGCTGGCCAAATTGAAAGTAGGTCTAGAAGCCAGATTGGAGACctcagagagtgagagagagcagACCATCAGTACACTCACCATCAACGTCACCCAACTTAATGCTGAATTGCTGAAAAAGACCATAGAGTTGGATGAGATGAGAGCAAAGCTTGAATCTGGGCAAAGGGAGAACGAAGAAATGCTGGAgagaatgaaagagagagagactagCTTTGAGGCAGAGCTGACCAACATGAGAGTATCTCTAGAAACTAGATTAGAAACATCAGAAAATGAAAGAGACCAGAACATAAGCGCTCTCAATGCAGAGTTACAGAAAAAGACAGCAGAGGTGGATGAAATGAGAGCAGAACTTGAATCTGGgcaaagagagaaagaagaaatactggagagaatgaaagaaagagagacTAGCTTTGAAGCAGAGCTGGCCAACATGAAAATGTCTCTAGAAACTAGATTAGAAACATCAGAAAATGAAAGAGACCAGAACATCAACGCTCTTAATGCTGAGTTACTGAAAAAGACTGAAGAGGTGGATGAAATAAGAGCAAAACTTGAATCTGAAGAAAGTGAGAAGAAGAAAATGCTGGAGGAattcaaagagagagagactagCTTGGAGGCAGAGCTGGCCAACATTAAAATATCTCTAGAAGCCAGATTAGAAACCACAGAATGTGAAAAAGAGCAGACCATCAATGCTCTCAATGCTGAGTTACTGAAAAAGACCACAGAGTTGGATGAATTGAGAGAAAAGCTTTCAGCTgaggagagagaaagactgGAGACATTACAAGAGAGACAAACAAAGTTTGAAACGGAGCTGGCCAACTTGCAAGCCTGTCTGGAAGTCGCTGAGAAACAGAAAGAGGAAATGACGAAGAAGCTAGAAGTGGAGGCGGCAAACCGCATGGAAGAGCTTCATCAGCTTCAGGAGAAGCTCAACGAAGTGGAAAGAGGACGGGAAGAACAATCTAAGAGTGAAAGAGATCACTTAGCACAGATGCAAAACGAGATTGAGTCATTAAGAGAGACACTGGATGCCAATAAAGAAGAACAGAAAGCAAGTCTGCAAGCTAAGGACGCACTGGAGAAGCTTTGGAGAGGAATTCAGAATTTGACAACTGCTGGGGAAGCAGCGGTTGAAGTATCCATTCCTACTGACCCTGCACAGTTCCTAGAGGTGTTACCTGCTCTAGAAGCTCAGCTGAGCAACCTCAAAGATGAACAGCAGGAGAGTCAAACAAGCTTGTCCCAGATCACACTCACTCTACAATCTCTGCAAG GTCAACTGGATAAGAGCACAGCTGAGAGAGAGGAAGCAGTTGCTAGGATACAGGAACTGGAGCAACAACTTCTGACTGTTCAG GTTACTAGTGAGTCATTacatgatcatgtgactgatcTGTCTGCGAGGGATTTAGACAGGACAAACCAGG ATAACAGTGGAGATGGACATAGCtcagaaaacaaattacagACAGATCGGATACTGTTTTTGGAGCAGCAGCTTGCAGACAGAGAAGGGGAACTCTTTGCTCTCAAAGAAAAACTGTCACTCAGCACAGGCAAAACTATTCCAGAGGAGGAAAGTACAGATAGCGCAAGCAGAGGGGACATCGCTGGGTTGCACGACAACTCTACAGCACTGTCTGAGGGCACACAAGAGGAAGAGACAACACTTGTGGCAGTAGACACATCTGTTATGTCTGTTTCTGCTGGCAATGAGAGTAGCCCTGAGCTTATAGTACCTCAGCCTGAGTCTCCTGGAGAATCAAAGGGTACGTCTTCGGATGAGATGGTGACAAGCAGTGACTCAGAGGTGGCTCATAGTAGCTGGACTCTTCTGGAAGCAGTCAACCAAGATGGGACTCAAGAGTGGGCACCCCAAATTCAGGACTTTGCCTCAATGCGCTTATCCACGCAATCTTGGGAAGAGACGTGTGAGGAGCATGTTGCATCAACTACTTGCATAGTTGACATTGAATCTCCATCTGTAGTTATCCATGAAACTGTACAGGTACGTCTCGACCAACGAGAGGGAAGTCTGCTGAATGCAGATGCAAGCACTGGTCAGGCTTTTGCACAAGTCTTAGCAGAAGAGATTCAGAAAAGATACAGTGAACTTCTGGGAGAGCTTCAGCAGTTGAAAGATACAGCTTTACAATCGCAGGAAAGAGTCTCCCAGCTGGAGGAATCAGTGAAGTCACTCACAGATTCCAATAATGAGTCTCAGTCCAGGGCAAATATATATGAGAAAGAGCTGATTGAAGTTAAGGCATTGTTTGAGCAAGAAAAACTAGATAGGCAAAATGTTGCTGAGCAGTTTGAGAACTTGCAGGAAGAAGTTCTCTCTAAAGATGATAAGCTGAAAGCCTTAGAGGCAAGCCTTGATGAAGTCAGTCAAAGACTTGTTGAACAAGAAGGTCAAGCTAGAATGCTGGCTGCTCAGCTGGAGGATAGAGAGTTCACCACCTCCGAACTGGAGCAGAAGCTCTTGGACATGGAGGGCAGGTTAGTGCAGGTCTCTCAGGAGGCTGATAAGGCAAAAGCTGCTCTCGTTGACACTACTGCTGAGCTGGAAGATCTACAAAAGTGTCTTTCACAGAAAGACCAAGAGATGATGGAACTCAATGAAAGCATGACTGCCAAACTACTCCAGACTGGAGAGGAGAAGTTTGCAATATCCAGTGAAGTCAAAAAGCTGAAAGAACAAATACATGAACTTGAGAGTGCCAGGGATGACCAGCAGAAAAATGTAGAGGATAAAACAGCAGAATGTGAGGAGCTTGTTGCTTTACGAAAGGAGAAGGAGGATTTGAATACACAAATGGCTGCCATGAAGAAAGATGGAGAACATGTCAAGAGAAAGCTGCAGGCGGCTCTAATACAACGGAAAgaattgttgaaaaaagtttCAGACTTTGAGAAGGAGGCTAAGAGCAGGGAAGAAAAGGAAAGAGATGATAATGAGGAAACTACTCttcagtttaaaaatgaaattaaggaaaaagagaaagaaatacaGAGACTGGATACTTTGTTGCAAGAGACCAGAGATGTCTTAAATTTAAAAGAAGAGACCTTGACAAGTCTGAAACAAAAAATCAGTGACCAAGACCAAGCACTGACTGAGTCACGTGAAGAAATACAACGTTTAACAGAGCAGTATGTACAACTAAATGAACAACAAATGTCACAGATGGGTGAGGACAAAAATAGGCTTCTTTCACAGATAGCGTCCATGGAATCTGACATTGAAACACTGCATAAAAAGCTTCAGGAAGCTCAAGATGACGCTGTTGTGAATGCTCAAGAGAAAGATCATCATCTTGAGCAGATGAAACAACAGAAAGAGGAGTACAGTGACCTTTTTGAACGATTCCAAActgaagagagagaaaaagctGGGTTGTTGAATCGTATTGTGGAGCTTGAGGGTCTGCTAGAATCAAAGAATGATACAGATCAAGTGGTGCGTGTGAATTTGGAGAGGAATGTTGGGTCAGCTACACAGAATCTAGAGAAACCAGAGACAAATGATTGGGTTCAGGAGGACTGGGTGGATTTTGCTTCAGCTGAGATTGagacacaacaaaacaaacctgGTGAGCAATCTCAACAACCCATGGCTAAAAATCATGAGGACATTATAAATGCTCTCAAGGAGGGATTAAGAGTTGAGCAGGCTGCTCGTGCGGAATTAGAAGTGCGTTTACAAGAGAGCCAATCCTCTCAATCACACTCTGATAGCAAATTTAAAGAGCTTTGCGAAGAACTTGAAGCTTTGAGAGAAAAGGAGAGGCAGATTGATGTTCTTACTGAGGAAATGAAGGCTCTTAAGGGGAAATGTCACAATGCTGAAGCTCATGCAGAGAAGCTGAAAGCGGAGGTGGATGAGGCTTGGGAAGCAGCTAAAAGAAGCATCTCAGATGCTGAGTCCCCAATCAAAGCACTTCAGTCAGAGGTGGAGgaatttaaacaatttcttaaaaacaaGAACGATGAGATTATTGATTTGAGCCAACAGCTTAGCGAACAAAGTTCTCTTCTACTTAAGATGCAGGAAACAGTACTGGAGAAAGATCAACAGATTGCTTCCCTACAAGAAGGGCTTAAAGCTGAGCAAGATAGGGTCCAGAAACTGGAAGCAGAAATGCCACAACGCGAGGAAGAAGAGAAAGATAATAGTGCCAAACTCCAACAGCTTCAGCGTAAACTCCAGGCTGCTCTTGTGTCACGTAAAGAGGCACTCAAAGAGAAACAGATGTTGAAGGAGGAACAGGCTGCTGCTGAGAAAATCAAATTAGAGCTACAACAGAAACTGGAGTTAATAGAGGTGGAGCTGAACAAGTCAAGAGAAGAGAGGGAGAAGTTAATTGAGGAGGTGGATCGAACTTTGTTGGAAAACCAGAGTCTGCATGCTTCCTGCGAGAGCCTAAAACTTGCTATGGAGGGTGTTTTGAATGAGAAGGATGCATGTAAACGTCAGGCAGAGAGTGCCAAAGAGGAATCCGAGCAAGCGTGCAGGCAGCTGGAGGAAAAGGTGCAAAGCATGAAAGAAGAGTATGAATCCCTCCTGAAGTCATATGAAAATGTGAGTGATGAGGCTGAACGAGTGAGACGAGTGCTTGAAGCTGCTCGACAGGAGAGGCAGGAGTTAGCAGCCAAGGCACGAGCTCATGAGACAGCCAAACAAGAGGCTGAGAGGTTAGCTGAGGAAGCTATGAAGGAGGTGGATGttgtgaaagaaaaaatgaGAAAGTTTGCCAAGGTTAAGCATCAGAAGATCACGGACCTTGAGGAGGAGAATGAAAGGCTTCGGGAACAGGAAGAGAAGAAAATGACTAAACATAAAGATACTGGGCTAAAACAAGAATTGGAGAAAGTCAAACAAGAGTTTGAGaccttaaaaacaaattataatctTGTTATGGATGAAAGAAACACTTTCGAACATGAAGCTGAGGAGTTGAGACAACGTTTGGCTGAAGAAATTGAAAGAAAGGCCAGTGAGACCCTGGACACACACTCTGTGGAAACTATTAAGGAGGTTAAAGTTGTCACACAGCAGAGAAGTCCTGATTTAATTGATATCCAAGAGTACCAGAGTGATAGTATTTCCCTAGAGGCTAATCCCACAAAGCCTTTGGAGTCCACTGGCACTGCTCTTGAACAACAAGTCACAAAAGTGCAAGCAAACGCTGAGATGATTACTCAAACAGAGGAGAGGCTCAAGGAACTGGAAACCTCTCTCAAAACAGCAGAGAATAAGATAAGGGAACTTGAAGCTGCTCTTGAAGATCACATGGAATCCAGAAACAAGGAAGAGTCAACGCTTAATGCAGAGCTTGCTTCCTTCAAGAAGAACCTTCAGGAGTCTTTAGAAAGAGAGGGGCTCCAGAAGGAAGAGCTCTCTAAGAAAGAGACCCAACTGCAAGAACTCCGCACTAGCCTAGAGGCTGAAAGGGATGACCTGGAGGAGCGGTTAATGAACCAACTGGCTCAGCTCAATGGCAGCATTGCAGGCTACCAGCAAGAGGCATCTGACAGTCGCGATCGCCTCGCAGACATGCAGAGGGAGTTGGAGAAGCTGGAGAGAGAGCGGGCTGAGCTGGAGGCTGAGGTGGCAAGTGAGAGGGACCGGGCAGCCAGGATGGAAGAGGACATGAGGCAGGCCCAACGAGAAAGAGCAGAGGCAGAGGCTGAGTCAGGCAAACAGAGAGAGCTGGAGCAGAAGTTGAAATCGGCACAGAGGTTTAAAGAAGGTAGTCAAAACAGAACACGCCAACTTGAGGAACTGCTTAGGGAGAAGCAACTGGAGGTCCGTCAGCTACAGAAAGACTGCATTGAATACCAGGAAAGAATAAGTGAACTGGCTAAAGAAGTTAAATCATTGACATTGGGCAGAGATGAGGTGAGTGCAGAACTTGAGGCAGCACGCTTAGAAATTGCAAAGATTATGCAAGACAAAACAAGTATTGGAGCAGAACTTTCAACATGTAAAGGGAAGCTGGACATTGCACTGGAAGAAGCAAAGCAGGCCCAAGCAGACAAACTAGCTGCTGAACAAATGGTACAACGCAAAGAGGTCGAGTTGAAGGCAGATGCAGAGCGTACCTTGGATGAAGTCAGGTATCGCCTTGGAGCCGAGCTTAAACAGATGGAATTAAGACTAGAGAAATCATACCGAGAGCGGGAGAGGGAAGAGGAGGCAACTCTCGAAGCAAGGAGTATTGCTGAGGCCGCAGACAGGCATGCCCAGGAAATGCAGGCACGTCTAGATGAAGCACTGGCTCGGTTAGCAGCCTTTTCGCGCTCTATGTCGTCCCTGCAGGATGATCGTGATCGAGTGCTGGATGAGGCCAAGCAATGGGAGAATCGTTTTCATAGCGAGCTGCAGGAAAAGGAGGCTGATGTTCGGGAGGCTGAGACCCGTGCTAAAGAACTTGCTGAGCAACTCCAGAGGGAGACCACCCAAAAAGAGGAGCTGCAGAGTTTATTAGAAAG AATGCAAAAGACAGAAGAGAACCTACAGCTAAAGCTGTCTGAGGCGGAAAAGAAACATAACGAAAGCCTTGCAGCTcttgagaaagaaagagaggatCTGCAGCAGAAGCTCGCTCTAGTAGAGACCAACCTGACACAAACTCGTTCCCAGTTGTCTACACTGGAGACAGAGGCAGAGGGACTACGGCACCGGACCAAAGCTCTAGAAGAAGCAGTAGACAAGCTTCAAAGTGATAGTAATGAGGCACGTGCAGTGATCAAGGAAAGGGAGACAGAAGAAAGAAGACTATGCTTGAGGCTTGAGCAACTGGAGACAGACCTGGCATCTTCAAAGAACCTTACTGACAATCTTCAGGCAGCTTTGGATGAGAAGGAGAAGAGGGAGTTGGAGCTCCTTGGTGAGAAGGAACATGCTGTGACACAG GCTGTAGAGGAGGCTAGGAAGGATGCAGATGGAAGGGCCGAGATGGCAGAGAAAGAGCTGGAGAAGAAGAGAGATGAGTTGCGTGGTTTAGAAGAGAGACTTCGTAAGGCTGAGGAGGACACTTTTCAGAGCAGGGCTCAACTTGAGTCCTTTACCAAGGCTATGGGCTCCTTGCAAGATGACAGAGACAGAGTGCTCAGCCAATACAAACAGCTAGAGGAAAAACATCTCCAG GTTATGATGGAGAAGGACAATCTGATCCAAGAGGCTGCAGGTGAAAACAACGGGCTAAAGGAGGAGATTAGAGCCTTGTTGTCACAGCGGGATGATCTCAATGCTGAGAATGCCAAGCTGGCTGCCCAGCTTCATGGCTACAGAAATGACCTGAACCAGGTTCTTGCTATGAAGGACTCCCAGCACAAACAGATTCTTGCTGCCCAAGTAGAGCGCATCAGTTTtctggagagagagaaagaagatcTCGAGAGCCAAATTCAGGCTGTTGTAAAAAATGTTGCACAAGGAAAGGTACCTCCATTGGAGCAGGAGATCTTGAGCCAAGCCAGTGAAGGAAGTGTTAAGCAAGATGCACCAGGGGCCGAGGTAGAGAAGCTAAGAGAACAGCTCCAAGTTGCTAGAAAGCGTATCGCCACCTTGGAGGAGACCTTGGAATCTGAGAAGGAGACCCAGGCAGTCCACAGCAAAGAGTTGAAGGAGCTACACTGGGAAGGTAGCATCCTGCGCACCGAAGCTGAAACAGCCGAGGAAAGGGTTGCGGAGTTGGCTCGAGACCTGTTGACGATGGAGCAGCAGCTTCTGGAGGAAAGGGAAACAGCGTCTCAGCTTCGAGCTCAGAATCAGTCTTTTGGTCAATCCATGGCCTCTCTGCAGGATGCCAGAGATCAGGCTATCAATGAGGCCAAGGAGCTGCGTCTCCGTTTGGATGAGATAAACCGAACGGGTCACTCAGCTTCTCCTCCAAGTGGCGCTAAAGGAGAAGTGTGGAGCCTAAAAAATGCTCTGGCAGCACTGCAAAATGACAGGGAAAGAATG TTGGAACAGCTGCACTTGCAGCGGTCTGAATTGGATCGACTTGGATCTGGTGAACTATCCAGGCTCAATCGGGCTCTGGAGGATGAGAGACGAAGGGCAGGGGATCAAGAGGAAAAGATCATGGCTGAGCTTAGGGATAGAGATGCACAGATGGACAGATACAAGCAAGAACTGGAAATGCTCAG ACTTGAGAGAATGGACTGGCAGGGCCAGGCTGAGCTCTTGAAGCAGCAGACCCTGACCACCCTCTCAGAAAGGGACCAACAGGTTCGCCAGCTTACTGCAATGCTGGAGGAAGCACAGTCCTCAAAATTACGACTTGAGCACACACAAAGACAG GGAAGCCTTGCAGTAGATGCTGCCCCTGGTGGCCCTCTAGAGCACAACGAGGGCTATAAAGCTGAGTGTATTGAACTCCAGAGAAG GCTGGATGAAGAGTCGGAACAGAGACTCAGAGTAGAGGAGCAGCTCATCGCCGCACAGGACCGCCTCAAACG CTATACACAGGGGGAGTGGCAGACAGCATCTGATGCCATGATGTCAGAAACAGCTGTGCTTATTGAGCCTACAGAGGGCGCCGTTACACGG ACTCGTAGTGGTGGACCTGGGCTACTGCGGATGCTACGAGTTGCATTCTGCTCTCGTCAGCGAACCCCTCTGCTGATTTCCCTCTACCTGCTGACTGTTCACGTGCTGTTGCTGCTATGCATGGGAGGATATCTGTGA
- the guca1a gene encoding guanylyl cyclase-activating protein 1 has product MGNSNGSTVDDLQAVEMHLWYKKFMTECPSGQLTLHEFKQFFGLRGLDPEANAYIEQMFRTFDMNKDGYIDFMEYVAALSLVMRGKMEHKLRWYFRLYDVDGNGCIDRHELLNIIKAIRAINGSESQELSPEEFTNRVFDRIDVNGDGELSLEEFVAGARSDEDFMEVMMKSLDLSHIVAMIHNRRHSV; this is encoded by the exons ATGGGGAATTCAAACGGCAGCACCGTGGACGACCTGCAGGCCGTTGAAATGCATCTGTGGTATAAGAAGTTCATGACTGAGTGTCCATCTGGTCAGCTCACGCTGCATGAGTTCAAACAGTTCTTCGGGCTCAGAGGTCTGGATCCAGAGGCAAATGCCTACATCGAGCAGATGTTTCGCACATTTGACATGAACAAG GATGGTTACATAGATTTCATGGAGTATGTGGCGGCTCTCAGTCTTGTAATGAGAGGCAAGATGGAGCACAAACTGCGCTGGTATTTCAGACTTTATGATGTTGACGGCAACGGCTGCATAGACAGACATGAGCTCCTGAATATTATAAAG GCCATTCGTGCCATCAATGGAAGTGAGTCGCAGGAACTGAGCCCTGAGGAGTTTACAAACCGAGTGTTTGATAGGATCGACGTCAATGGAGATG GGGAGCTGTCACTGGAGGAGTTTGTAGCAGGGGCACGTAGCGATGAAGACTTTATGGAGGTGATGATGAAGAGCTTAGACCTTTCGCACATTGTGGCCATGATCCATAACCGAAGGCACAGCGTCTAA